In Scylla paramamosain isolate STU-SP2022 chromosome 30, ASM3559412v1, whole genome shotgun sequence, the following are encoded in one genomic region:
- the LOC135116034 gene encoding cuticle protein CP1246-like codes for MKLLVAMCLMAAGVSASYGPAGIVHADGTLQQLTREEAENIAVVGESGVVFHDGSNIQFNRDVALHHAGVVPPMPVPVMLEKPGPYGATGIVMPDGKNVQFTHDQSANVAVVGPSGVVMVDGRNVQLNDEGLPSRKKRSKPVVGDSGYITASGRPVQFPHGVTILIAGDTGLLLSNGEAVQLYE; via the exons ATGAAGCTTTTG GTAGCGATGTGTCTGATGGCGGCGGGCGTCAGCGCCTCCTATGGGCCAGCCGGAATCGTTCATGCTGACGGGACGCTGCAGCAGCTCACCCGCGAGGAGGCTGAAAACATCGCCGTCGTCGGAGAGTCTGGAGTGGTCTTCCACGACGGGTCTAACATTCAGTTTAACCGTGATGTTGCTCTGCACCATGCTGGTGTCGTGCCACCCATGCCTGTGCCCGTCATGCTGGAGAAGCCAGGCCCCTACGGCGCTACTGGCATCGTCATGCCCGACGGCAAGAACGTGCAATTCACCCATGATCAATCTGCCAACGTCGCCGTAGTCGGGCCCTCTGGCGTCGTCATGGTTGACGGCAGGAACGTGCAGCTGAACGATGAGGGCCTCCCATCCCGCAAGAAGCGTTCCAAGCCCGTAGTTGGCGATTCAGGATACATCACCGCAAGCGGAAGGCCGGTCCAGTTTCCTCATGGTGTCACGATCCTAATCGCGGGAGACACTGGCCTGCTGCTCTCCAACGGAGAAGCCGTGCAGCTGTAcgagtaa
- the LOC135116033 gene encoding SUMO-interacting motif-containing protein 1-like — MMKILVVLCLIAVGAHAQYGKTGIVMPDGKNIQFTHDQAENILLIGPSGVITADGSHVQLTRDELPATRPKREVQLQGPSGVIFMDGQWRHLPPGVEIVLMTKAGAVLSNGDNVQFRKKREVQLQGPSGVIFVDGQWRHLPPGVEIVLMTKAGAVLSNGDNVQFRKKREVQLQGPSGVIFVDGQWRHLPPGVEIVLMTKAGAVLSNGDNVQFRKKREVQLQGPSGVIFVDGQRRHLPPGVEIVLMTKAGAVLSNGDNVQFRKKRSSPLIDAIKGPSGYITPTGQLFQLPPGVTVAIEGDTGALLSDGTAIQFFPVNSLNPRLCPVCHQQQSMNNISINILTSRDFMIPDVYFF, encoded by the exons ATGATGAAGATTCTG gtagTGTTGTGTTTGATAGCGGTGGGCGCCCACGCCCAGTATGGGAAAACTGGCATCGTTATGCCTGACGGCAAAAACATCCAGTTCACTCACGACCAGGCCGAGAACATCCTTCTGATCGGGCCCTCTGGCGTCATCACAGCTGACGGCAGTCACGTGCAGCTGACCCGAGATGAACTTCCCGCCACCCGCCCCAAGCGTGAAGTGCAGCTGCAGGGACCCTCCGGCGTGATCTTTATGGACGGACAATGGAGGCACCTTCCACCTGGTGTGGAAATCGTCCTCATGACAAAGGCTGGCGCCGTCCTCTCCAATGGTGACAACGTCCAGTTCCGCAAGAAGCGTGAAGTGCAGCTGCAGGGGCCCTCCGGCGTGATCTTTGTGGACGGACAATGGAGGCACCTTCCTCCTGGTGTGGAAATCGTCCTCATGACAAAGGCTGGCGCCGTCCTCTCCAATGGTGACAACGTCCAGTTCCGTAAGAAGCGTGAAGTGCAGCTGCAGGGGCCCTCTGGCGTGATCTTTGTGGATGGACAATGGAGGCACCTTCCACCTGGTGTGGAAATCGTCCTCATGACAAAGGCTGGGGCCGTCCTCTCCAATGGTGACAACGTCCAGTTCCGCAAGAAACGTGAAGTACAGCTGCAGGGGCCCTCTGGCGTGATCTTTGTGGACGGACAAAGGAGGCACCTTCCTCCTGGTGTGGAAATCGTCCTCATGACAAAGGCTGGCGCCGTCCTCTCCAATGGTGACAACGTCCAGTTCCGTAAGAAgcgttcctctcctctcatcgaCGCTATCAAGGGTCCCTCAGGCTACATCACACCCACCGGGCAGCTGTTCCAGCTTCCTCCAGGCGTCACTGTCGCCATTGAGGGAGATACCGGCGCCCTCCTTTCCGATGGAACTGCTATCCAGTTTTTTCCAGTAAATTCCCTTAATCCAAGACTCTGCCCTGTCTGTCATCAACAGCAATCAATGAACAACATCTCAATCAACATTCTCACTTCTAGGGACTTCATGATACCcgatgtatattttttttaa
- the LOC135116036 gene encoding uncharacterized protein LOC135116036 has translation MKLLVALCLMAAGVSAQYGQSGIVFPDGRLKQFTREEADNVAEIGESGVVFKDGSHKQFDMEFATLHNNLPAPARPEPVAFGPYSYTGIVMPDGNNRQFTHDEHTNILVVGPSGVVTADGKNLQLDQEGLPLPLRRKRGASEAVVGESGIITPSGQLIQLPPGVSVVAAGPSAALLSTGKGIQYDRKKRAAPSKAVVGDGGIITPGGVQFQLPHGVYIVSKGPSAALLSNGEAVQYDEKKKYVKPGPYGATGIVMPDGKNVQFTHDQSANVAVVGPSGVVMVDGRNVQLNDEGLPSRKKRSKPVVGDSGYITASGRPVQFPHGVTILIAGDTGLLLSNGEAVQLYE, from the exons ATGAAGCTTTTG GTAGCGTTGTGTCTGATGGCGGCGGGCGTCAGCGCCCAGTACGGGCAATCTGGCATCGTCTTTCCTGACGGAAGGCTGAAGCAATTCACCCGTGAGGAGGCTGACAACGTCGCTGAAATCGGGGAGTCTGGAGTGGTCTTTAAGGACGGATCACACAAGCAGTTTGACATGGAATTTGCTACCCTGCACAACAACCTCCCTGCCCCAGCCAGGCCAGAGCCCGTGGCCTTCGGTCCCTACAGCTACACTGGCATCGTCATGCCCGACGGCAACAACAGGCAGTTCACCCATGATGAGCACACCAACATTCTCGTGGTCGGCCCCTCAGGCGTCGTGACTGCTGACGGCAAGAACCTGCAGCTGGATCAGGAAggcctccctctcccactccgcAGGAAGCGAGGCGCTTCTGAGGCTGTGGTTGGCGAATCCGGCATCATCACTCCGAGTGGACAGCTTATCCAGCTTCCTCCTGGTGTGTCAGTTGTTGCTGCTGGGCCTTCTGCTGCTCTTCTCTCCACTGGTAAAGGTATTCAGTACGACCGCAAGAAGCGTGCAGCACCCTCTAAGGCTGTCGTAGGAGACGGCGGCATCATCACCCCAGGCGGAGTTCAGTTTCAGCTTCCCCACGGCGTGTATATTGTCTCCAAGGGACCTTCTGCAGCTCTGCTCTCCAACGGAGAGGCTGTTCAATATGA cgaaaaaaagaaatacgta AAGCCAGGCCCCTACGGCGCTACTGGCATCGTCATGCCCGACGGCAAGAACGTGCAATTCACCCATGATCAATCTGCCAACGTCGCCGTAGTCGGGCCCTCTGGCGTCGTCATGGTTGACGGCAGGAACGTGCAGCTGAACGATGAGGGCCTCCCATCCCGCAAGAAGCGTTCCAAGCCCGTAGTTGGCGATTCAGGATACATCACCGCAAGCGGAAGGCCGGTCCAGTTTCCTCATGGTGTCACGATCCTAATCGCGGGAGACACTGGCCTGCTGCTCTCCAACGGAGAAGCCGTGCAGCTGTAcgagtaa
- the LOC135116035 gene encoding cuticle protein CP1246-like — MKFLVVLCLMAVGAHAGYGKHGIVMPDGINVQFTHDQSENILLIGPSGAIAADGKHVQLTRDGLPATRTRREVQLQGPSGVIFVDGQRRQIPPGVKIVLMTEAGAVLSNGDNVQFRKKRSSPLIDSIKGPSGYITPTGKLFQLPPGVTVAIEGDSSALLSDGTAIQFFR; from the exons ATGAAATTTTTG GTAGTGTTGTGTTTGATGGCGGTGGGTGCCCACGCCGGGTATGGGAAACATGGCATTGTTATGCCCGACGGCATCAATGTCCAGTTCACTCACGACCAGTCCGAGAACATCCTTCTGATCGGGCCCTCTGGCGCCATCGCGGCTGACGGCAAGCACGTGCAGCTGACCCGAGATGGACTTCCCGCCACCCGCACCAGGCGTGAAGTGCAGCTGCAGGGACCCTCCGGTGTGATCTTTGTGGACGGACAGAGGAGGCAAATTCCTCCTGGTGTGAAAATCGTCCTCATGACAGAGGCTGGCGCCGTCCTCTCCAATGGTGACAACGTCCAGTTCCGCAAAAAGCGTTCCTCCCCCCTCATTGACTCTATCAAGGGTCCCTCAGGCTACATCACACCCACCGGGAAGCTGTTCCAACTTCCTCCAGGCGTCACTGTCGCCATCGAGGGAGATTCCAGCGCCCTCCTTTCTGATGGAACTGCAATCCAGTTCTTCCGGTAA